The Microbacterium horticulturae region CGCGATGACACGGCGCATCGCGTCATCCATGTCATCGCGCTCGATCTCCGCGAGGAAGCCGACGTGCCCCATGTTGATGCCGAGGATCGGGGCGGACCCGCCGCGCACGAGCTCCGCAGCCCGCAGGATCGTCCCGTCGCCGCCGAGAACGACGGCCAATTCGATGTCGTGGACGGTCACGTCGGTGCCGAGTGCCGCCGTCGCGCCGAACGCACTGCGCCGTGAGGCGAGCTCCTCCCGGTCTTCGGCGGCGAGCACCGGTCGCGCGCCCGCGTCGTGCAGTGCCCGGATGACCCGGGCTGCCGCCTCGACGGTGTCGTCGCGCAGGGCGTGCGCGACGACGAGGATGCTGCGCTGCTCGTCGCTCATGAGCCCCCTGTCAGTTCGTCCACGGTGTTCCTCCATTCTGACGGATCGGCACCCGATCCCGGACGGAGATGCACCACGTATTCGCGGTTCCCGTGCGTCCCCAGGATCGGCGACGCAATGAGACCGTGCGTGACCAGGCCCGCATCCCATGCCGACCACAGCACCTGGGCGATGGCATCAGCGCGCGCGATCGGATTGCTCACGAGGCCGCCTTTGACAGCCGTGCGCCCGACTTCGAACTGTGGCTTGATGAGCAGCACGACGTCGGCGTCGTCGGTGGCGACGTCGCGCACCGCCGGCAGGACATGCCGCAACGAGATGAACGAGAGATCGCCGGTCACCAGCCCGGGCTGTGCCGCGATGCCCGCGGCCTCGCTCAGCGTCGCGCGCGTCATGTACCGCACGTTGAATCCCTCGACGGCGATGACCTCGCGATCGGCGGCGATCTCGGCCACGAGCTGATCGTGGCCGACATCGACGGCGATCACGGGGCTTGCGCCGCGCTCGCGCAGCACCTGCGTGAAGCCGCCCGTCGAGGCGCCCATGTCGAGGGCGACGCGTCCGGAAGTCTTCACCGCGAACGCGTCGAGTCCGGCGATCAGCTTGTGGGCTGCGCGGCTCACGTAATGGTCGGGTGCGGCAACGGTGAGTTCCACCTCATCGCCGACCGGCGTCGACGGCTTGTGCGCGGCACAGCCGTCGACCTTCACGGCGCCCTGCGCGATGAGGGTCTGTGCGTGCGTGCGCGAGCGCGCGAGGCCGCGCGCGGCAAGGGCCCGATCGAGACGCTGCGTCATGCCGAGCGCGGGCCTGCCGGTCCCGCGTCGAGCTCGCGGGCCAGGGCGTCGTGCAACTGGGCATAGGCATCGGCGCGCTCCGACAGCGGCTGTTCCTCGATCACTCGCAGCCTGCTGATCAGCTCGTCCCGTTCGCCCGGTTCCATGGTGCCCATGGTAGACCGAACCGCCTTCCGATCAGGGACGGAAGAACGGGTCGGCGTACAGCGCCTCTTCGACGCGGAAGCCGAAGATCGCACGCCCCGAGTTCCATACCGCTGCCGCTGCCGCCCGCACGAGATCGATCGGACGGGTTCCGGCAGCCACCAGACGCAGATCGGCGCCGTCGATGCGCACGATCGCATCGCCGACCCGGGTCGTGCCGCCGTCCGTCTGCGTGGCGGGGTACGGCTCGAAGAGCTCGCGCAGGTCTCCGACGATGAACGTCGGCCGACTCGACGCCGGCGCCGCGAGTACGTGGCGCGGCCGGTCCACGCCGGTGAGCACGAGAACCGATGGGATGTCGGCGGCATGGGCACCCGCGATGTCGGTGTCGAGTCGGTCGCCGATGAAGAGGGGATGCTGTGCCCCGAACCGAGCGACGGCCTCATG contains the following coding sequences:
- a CDS encoding TlyA family RNA methyltransferase, which codes for MTQRLDRALAARGLARSRTHAQTLIAQGAVKVDGCAAHKPSTPVGDEVELTVAAPDHYVSRAAHKLIAGLDAFAVKTSGRVALDMGASTGGFTQVLRERGASPVIAVDVGHDQLVAEIAADREVIAVEGFNVRYMTRATLSEAAGIAAQPGLVTGDLSFISLRHVLPAVRDVATDDADVVLLIKPQFEVGRTAVKGGLVSNPIARADAIAQVLWSAWDAGLVTHGLIASPILGTHGNREYVVHLRPGSGADPSEWRNTVDELTGGS